One window of Perca fluviatilis chromosome 12, GENO_Pfluv_1.0, whole genome shotgun sequence genomic DNA carries:
- the myl1 gene encoding myosin light chain 1, skeletal muscle isoform, with protein MAPKKDAKAAPAKKAEPAPAPAPAPEPEAPPPPAAVDLSAVKIEFTPDQIDDYREAFGLFDRVGDNKVAYNQIADIMRALGQNPTNKEVAKLLGTPSADDMVSKRVDFEGFLPMLQSIINSPNKAQFEDYVEGLRVFDKEGNGTVMGAELRIVLSTLGEKMNEAEIDALMTGQEDENGCINYEAFVKHIMSV; from the exons ATGGCACCCAAGAAGGACGCTAAGGCGGCTCCCGCCAAGAAGGCCGAACCTGCACCTGCACCGGCACCGGCACCAGAGCCAGAAGCTCCTCCACCACCTGCCGCTGTCGACCTGTCCGCCGTCAAG ATTGAATTCACCCCAGACCAGATTGATG ACTACAGGGAGGCCTTTGGTCTGTTTGACAGGGTGGGTGACAACAAGGTGGCTTACAACCAGATCGCTGACATCATGCGCGCTCTGGGACAGAACCCCACCAACAAGGAGGTGGCCAAACTGCTCGGAACCCCCTCCGCTGATG ACATGGTCAGCAAGAGAGTCGACTTCGAGGGTTTCCTGCCTATGCTCCAGTCCATCATCAACAGCCCAAACAAGGCACAATTTGAGGACTACGTTGAGGGTCTGCGCGTCTTCGACAAGGAGGGCAACGGCACAGTGATGGGTGCTGAGCTGCGTATTGTTCTGTCAACACTGG GAGAGAAGATGAATGAGGCTGAGATTGATGCTCTTATGACAGGACAGGAGGACGAGAACGGCTGTATCAACTATGAGG CCTTTGTCAAGCACATCATGTCTGTGTAA